In a genomic window of Streptomyces sp. NBC_01231:
- a CDS encoding helix-turn-helix domain-containing protein, with protein MSKPMPHEVTPTTVWIAALELLARQAGAGSSSEDLHQRLVAVGRQLTGFDFCAVLLPDESRTQLLIRAWAGLDTFYVEQINSRNPLTLGSTARQSPSSRAYTSGVSVWVSDITQHADFTQWSGPARAQGYRTLLAVPLRAGDRIVGTFNCYNREVIAPDPQLRHLVEALTDFASAALEITRLRQAETGRMHQLENLNEELRDRQARDERSQELHRRLTDVALTNSDLAHLAHESAQMVGAGFLKIVDDSGFVLAQAGSDSVENLAPEDSNSAAVLLHGEVAARIEAFGVTLDPDMAARALEHAATVCALLLLRDRTAAEAEARFRDDLIGDLCSGDPERRVAARQRALRANLLVDKVQMVVMKDHSEGSAAKADNSPLGRRMRSISSRRPRLVCGRLGDYWVALWPVEEGAEDIAATLRHGAIGSQVHAVVAPASGSEDLARAFRMARGALELGGSQAPLVRTIEDLGVVGLLLQLEDQTAVASFSDRVLGALRQSDLERSTDLILTLRTYLAHDCRADVSAQELFVHKNTISQRLRRIEKLTGLSFARPSDVLQFSAALAADGIRAASGPSATER; from the coding sequence TTGAGCAAGCCGATGCCTCACGAAGTGACGCCGACCACCGTGTGGATCGCGGCGCTTGAGTTGCTGGCCCGTCAGGCCGGGGCAGGGAGTTCGTCCGAAGACCTGCACCAGAGACTGGTCGCGGTGGGGCGCCAGCTCACCGGGTTCGACTTCTGCGCGGTTCTTCTCCCCGACGAGTCAAGAACTCAGCTGCTCATCCGTGCCTGGGCGGGTCTGGACACCTTCTACGTCGAGCAGATCAACTCCCGTAACCCGTTGACGCTCGGTAGCACGGCGAGACAGTCGCCCTCCAGCAGGGCCTATACCTCCGGAGTCTCCGTCTGGGTATCCGACATCACCCAGCACGCTGACTTCACGCAGTGGTCCGGGCCGGCGAGGGCGCAGGGTTACAGGACGCTGCTGGCTGTGCCGCTGCGAGCGGGCGACCGGATCGTCGGGACCTTCAACTGTTACAACAGAGAGGTCATCGCCCCGGATCCCCAGCTTCGCCACTTGGTCGAGGCCCTGACGGATTTTGCGAGCGCGGCTCTCGAAATCACGCGGCTCCGCCAGGCGGAGACCGGCCGGATGCATCAGCTTGAGAATCTCAACGAGGAACTACGCGACCGACAGGCGCGGGACGAGCGATCTCAGGAGTTGCATCGTCGCCTTACCGATGTGGCGCTCACCAACTCTGATCTCGCCCACCTCGCACATGAGTCCGCGCAGATGGTGGGTGCCGGCTTCCTGAAGATCGTCGACGACTCGGGTTTCGTGCTGGCGCAGGCGGGCTCCGACTCGGTCGAAAACCTGGCGCCGGAGGACTCGAACTCGGCAGCGGTTCTCCTGCACGGGGAGGTAGCTGCACGAATCGAAGCTTTCGGCGTGACCCTCGACCCCGACATGGCGGCTCGCGCACTGGAGCACGCGGCGACCGTCTGCGCGCTCCTCCTCCTGCGCGACCGGACCGCGGCCGAAGCCGAAGCCCGGTTCCGGGACGATCTGATAGGGGACCTTTGTTCTGGCGACCCTGAGCGGCGCGTTGCGGCCCGGCAGCGTGCGCTGCGAGCAAACCTGCTCGTCGACAAGGTTCAGATGGTCGTGATGAAGGATCACAGCGAAGGCAGTGCCGCGAAAGCCGACAACTCGCCGCTCGGACGCCGAATGCGATCCATTTCGAGCCGACGACCCCGCCTTGTGTGCGGCCGGCTCGGCGACTACTGGGTCGCTCTCTGGCCGGTCGAGGAAGGCGCAGAGGACATAGCTGCCACCCTCAGGCACGGCGCGATCGGCTCTCAGGTACACGCAGTAGTGGCCCCTGCCAGCGGTTCAGAAGACCTGGCCAGGGCATTCCGGATGGCACGCGGCGCGCTTGAACTCGGCGGCTCCCAGGCTCCGCTGGTTCGCACCATCGAGGACCTGGGGGTGGTGGGTTTGCTGCTCCAGCTGGAGGACCAAACGGCCGTCGCGAGCTTCAGTGATCGTGTGCTGGGTGCACTGCGCCAGAGCGATCTCGAGCGCTCGACAGACCTGATCCTCACCCTGAGAACATATTTGGCCCATGATTGCCGCGCCGATGTGTCCGCTCAAGAGCTGTTCGTTCACAAGAACACGATCTCCCAGCGGCTTCGGCGCATCGAGAAGCTGACGGGACTCTCTTTCGCACGTCCTTCAGACGTCTTGCAGTTCAGTGCCGCCTTGGCAGCTGACGGCATCCGGGCAGCATCCGGCCCTTCTGCAACCGAGCGCTAG
- a CDS encoding FAD-dependent monooxygenase encodes MREPKSRRAVVVGGSIGGLTTALLLRDLGWDVDVFERSTRNDARGGGIVLQPDTIRWFTERSTQALESLTTSTNFVQYLGSDNYVAHREYAQWSYSSWATLHSALLRDFGAERYRRGHRAVAVAQDASTATVEFDNGGFATGDLVIFADGVNSVGRQYVSPNTSIRYSGYIGWRGLVPERLLSSETRAVLENSVTYAVVKDSHIVMYPVPSPITDGRTERLMNFVWYRNVLAGRRLDQFVGGASDGVLSLHPEQVPRIEVERMRTDAARDLPPAAAEVASRCVAPYVQVVSDIRAAQMVRGRVAILGDAACAARPHAAAGTAKAAADAWGLATAIEKAGGNLDQALHVWEPVQLALSAQLESRVQAMGERAQFDNSWRPEDPELRFGLYGPGI; translated from the coding sequence ATGCGCGAACCGAAGTCCCGTCGGGCAGTCGTCGTCGGAGGTTCGATCGGTGGTCTCACCACTGCGCTGCTGCTGCGCGACCTCGGCTGGGACGTCGACGTCTTCGAGCGATCGACTCGCAACGACGCCCGCGGCGGCGGCATCGTGCTGCAGCCGGACACGATCCGCTGGTTCACCGAACGCAGTACGCAGGCGCTGGAGAGCCTCACTACCTCTACAAATTTCGTCCAGTACCTGGGCAGCGACAATTACGTAGCCCACCGCGAGTACGCGCAGTGGTCCTACAGCTCGTGGGCGACCCTCCACTCGGCGCTGCTGCGGGACTTCGGGGCCGAACGTTATAGGCGCGGACACCGCGCCGTGGCGGTCGCTCAGGACGCGTCGACTGCGACCGTCGAGTTCGACAATGGCGGATTTGCAACCGGTGACCTCGTGATATTCGCCGACGGAGTGAACTCAGTGGGCCGGCAGTACGTCTCGCCTAACACATCCATTCGGTATTCCGGCTACATCGGTTGGCGCGGCCTCGTGCCAGAGCGTCTGTTGAGCAGCGAAACGAGAGCGGTTCTTGAAAATTCCGTGACCTACGCGGTCGTGAAGGACTCACACATCGTGATGTATCCCGTGCCCAGCCCGATCACGGACGGCAGAACCGAAAGGCTTATGAACTTCGTCTGGTATCGCAACGTTCTGGCGGGACGCCGACTCGATCAGTTCGTCGGGGGCGCATCCGACGGGGTTCTGTCATTGCATCCAGAGCAGGTTCCGCGCATCGAGGTCGAACGGATGCGGACTGACGCAGCTCGCGACCTACCGCCCGCAGCGGCCGAGGTTGCTTCGCGCTGCGTCGCTCCCTACGTCCAGGTCGTCAGCGACATTCGCGCCGCACAGATGGTCCGGGGCCGGGTCGCGATACTCGGTGACGCCGCATGCGCCGCTCGCCCGCACGCGGCGGCCGGCACTGCCAAGGCCGCTGCCGACGCGTGGGGTCTGGCCACGGCGATCGAAAAGGCGGGCGGCAACCTGGACCAGGCCCTTCACGTCTGGGAGCCGGTTCAACTCGCCCTGAGCGCTCAACTTGAGTCGCGCGTCCAGGCCATGGGTGAGCGTGCACAGTTCGACAACTCCTGGCGCCCGGAGGATCCCGAACTGCGGTTCGGTCTCTACGGGCCCGGAATCTGA